In Haliscomenobacter hydrossis DSM 1100, the DNA window ATCCTGTTTGGGGTTTTGGCCAGTTTTGCCCGCGAAATCCAGCCCATCCTCGGCAAATCAACCTACAAATACCTCGAAGAAGAATGGGGACTTACCTTCAATTTCTTCTGGACTTTTGCCCTCTGGATCGGGGTCTTTTTTCTGCTGGTTTCCGTTGTCGCCACCATGGTCCTTACTGCTGTGCGCTTTTACAATTTGCGCTTTGTGCGCACGGGTGAAGGTTTTCGCCTCGAAGCTGGCTTGTTTACCCGCCGGGAGCAGGCCGCCTATTTGCCCAAAATACAGTTTCTGCGCTGGAGCGCCAATCCCTTGCAGCGCATGTGGGGCATGTTCAATTTGCGTTTTTATCAAGCTGCTGGTTATGAATTGGGGCGCAAACAAACCCTGCAAGTTCCCGGTTGCTACCTCAGCCAGGTCGATACCGTACGACAAGCTTACTTCCCTGAATCAACGGCATTGCCCTGGCGATGGCTGAGTCCGCATCGTTTGTATTTTCGCCAACGCCTGGTGTTTTTGGGCATTTTGCCTTTGATTGGTTTGATGCTTAAAACGACGCTTGATTTTAGCTGGTTTTGGTTGGTGCTCACCCTGTTGTGGTTTCCGACAGCGATTTGGTGGCAGTGGAACCTGTTTCGCCGTAAACATTATGGCTTGAGTACCGAAGGCCTGTGGACCCGATCCGGTTTTTTTACCCAATCCCAAACCCTCTTGTTGTGGCGCAATGTACAAGCCGTGGTGCTGCATCAATCCTTTATGGATACCCGCTACGCACTGGCCGATCTTACTTTTTACACCGCTTCCGGGGCAGTAGAAATTGAAAACATCCCGTTTTCAACGGGCACAGAACTATGTGATTACGTGTTGGCTAAATTGGAGTATCGGGAATACATGATCACTTAAAGTCCATAATAAATTGGTAATGAACGCCGAATACGAACTTATGGGTATTTTCTACCTAGTATTTGGTACTTTCCACTGTTTTTTCTACCTTTAACGGGTCTTTAAGAGCATCTATCTCCCATACCATTCTATGTTATTTTAGAGCATCCTTCACTTCCTCGCAATTTAAGGCTCGTACTGTGATGTACAGCGCACAAATGAAATGACTCGTT includes these proteins:
- a CDS encoding PH domain-containing protein, coding for MSEVSTPTPFYFQPSRQSPVAILLILARLFRSLIGQFWPVLILLLLRRRSANSSQMWVWVGIGITIISVVRSLVTYFRTRFYVQNNEFILEKGGITRRRLSVPLDNIQTITFQQTFLHRIFNVVSVEIDTSGAKGSEISINALDREKASELREYLLSWKKENPSSAAQEKTPSIKTPENTLLQLDFGDLLRIGLSQNHLRSAGILFGVLASFAREIQPILGKSTYKYLEEEWGLTFNFFWTFALWIGVFFLLVSVVATMVLTAVRFYNLRFVRTGEGFRLEAGLFTRREQAAYLPKIQFLRWSANPLQRMWGMFNLRFYQAAGYELGRKQTLQVPGCYLSQVDTVRQAYFPESTALPWRWLSPHRLYFRQRLVFLGILPLIGLMLKTTLDFSWFWLVLTLLWFPTAIWWQWNLFRRKHYGLSTEGLWTRSGFFTQSQTLLLWRNVQAVVLHQSFMDTRYALADLTFYTASGAVEIENIPFSTGTELCDYVLAKLEYREYMIT